A window of Ptychodera flava strain L36383 chromosome 1, AS_Pfla_20210202, whole genome shotgun sequence contains these coding sequences:
- the LOC139142774 gene encoding serine/arginine-rich splicing factor 7-like — protein sequence MSHWRDTCPLDCKVYVGDLGSGAAKHELERAFSHYGPLRNVWVARNPPGFAFVEFEDPRDASDSVRALDGRIICGRRVRVELSSGKTRRGRYVGRPPPPARRSYYDDRDRIEASTDTIDTEGTSPPTTTSSPTTSTYAAHAVQLLRHVPKMFNSTSTFDLRPITFTSTTSVFNIMQHLRACVSEFCDKPRHTATTTTTTTTTTPPALYNNYYCHLLFSINTAIINLNLSCKGALLKSKNRSILLKTSRSQSPRSRSRSPVHRRSRPRRSRSPRSPRSPRSRSRSGSRGRRSNDRKRSYSRERKSREKSHSPTPEAEESRNGDDSPVREVSGDED from the exons ATGTCTCACTGGCGGGATACCTGCCCCTTGGACTGTAAAGTCTACGTCGGAGATCTGGGCTCTGGAGCTGCCAAACATGAGTTGGAGCGGGCATTCAGCCACTATGGACCTCTACGCAATGTATGGGTGGCCAGGAATCCTCCAGGTTTTGCCTTTGTGGAATTTGAAGATCCCAGGGATGCCAGCGATTCCGTTCGAGCACTTGATGGAAG aaTAATTTGTGGACGTCGTGTTAGAGTTGAACTGTCTTCTGGCAAGACCCGTCGAGGTCGATATGTGGGCAGACCGCCTCCACCTGCAAGGCGCTCGTATTATGATGACAGAGACCGGATCGAAGCTTCGACAGATACGATAGATACAGAAG GGACTAGCCCTCCAACAACAACTAGTTCTCCAACAACAAGTACGTACGCAGCTCATGCAGTACAACTTCTTCGACATGTTCCAAAAATGTTCAACTCAACTTCGACCTTCGACCTTCGGCCCATCACCTTCACCTCCACCACTTCAGTGTTCAACATCATGCAACATTTACGAGCATGCGTAAGCGAATTCTGCGACAAGCCACGCCAcaccgccaccaccaccacaactactactactacaactcCTCCAGCCCTCTACAACAACTACTACTGCCACCTTTTGTTTTCTATCAACACTGCCATCATCAACCTTAACTTAAGTTGTAAAGGT GCTTTACTGAAATCGAAAAACAGAAGTATCCTGTTAAAGACTTCTAGATCTCA gtcaccaaggtcacgctCAAGATCTCCAGTTCATAGGCGCAGCAGGCCAAGGCGCAGTAGGAGCCCTCGCAGTCCGCGCAGTCCAAGAAGTCGTAGCCGAAGTGGAAGCAG AGGTCGAAGGTCTAACGACAGGAAGAGGTCTTACTCTCGCGAACGTAAATCCCGTGAAAAGAG CCACTCTCCAACTCCTGAAGCGGAAGAGAGTCGGAATGGAGACGATTCCCCTGTTAGGGAAGTGTCCGGAGATGAGGATTAG